The sequence CTGTCATTTCAACCTCGACGTCCATCTTTGGAACCATCTCATGCATGTAAATGTCGAAACTATCCCTATCGATGGTTGGGGTGACGAGTATACCCTTAAGCTGTTCTTCTTGCGAACGGAGCGATCCACCTCGGCTAGGCGATACTCGTGCATAATCCAGTTGGTTTTCTCTCCCTTGGGAGCTTTTCCTGCGTAAAACACCAAAGCTTTCTTGATCCCAGCTGTCTTTGGCTGCCCGATCGGCTTGTCGGCTCCCGTGGCTTTCCAGTAGCCCCTCCCGGCAGCACGATTCGGTCTCGATCCGTTAGGGTACTTCCTGTCCCTCGGCGTAAAAAAGTACCACTCCTTTTCTCCGTACAAGGCCATACCTGTAATTTGACATAACAAAGAACAACAAGGATGAAAACTTGTAATCAACCAGTGAAAGAGCAGGATTAAAACAAGAAGAGCTCGATCGTTACCAGGGAGATCCCATGGGTCGAACTTGTAGAGATCAACTTCAGCAATAATAGGAACAGCAATGGGCTGCGATGTGCATTTACGGCAGAGATAGTGCAGCACGAGCTCCTCGTCCGTTGGATGGAACCTGAAACCTGGTGGCAACTCTAGTGTCGCCGCTGTCATTTTTTGTTGCTGACCTTTCTACCCCGACTTCCCTTCCTATTCTTTCTGGCCTCtcccttcttctcttttccGTGGGTCTAACACAGTGACGGCGCCTGAAACTTAGAACGCAAGGGAAGGGCATGGATTTATAGGGGAAAATGAGGGAGACTAAGCAGGGATTGTTTCTAGAATACAGGTGGGTGGTCATGTTTTTTCCCTTTACTTCACCGATATTGAGTGAAACGTGGCATGTAATGAAGTGGGTAAGCGTGCGTGTCAACGCCTCACATAGGGAGGTGATTTTGTCACTGCTTACGATACTTGTTTTGGACTGTGGTGTCAGGGTACTGTAGAGATTACTCAGACGGTTCGAgcgaaaacaaaaatgaaaaaaaataagatattattcCTTGGGATCGGCGTGTGGGGTCGGCAGGGTTTGTTATAAGTTTCTTGCCTTTTGGTGTTTTCTTGGATACGGAGCCGACAGTTAACGGTGGATAAAGTGTACACGTCAGGAAGAGCCACGTGCAATCGGCATTGTGACCTGgcggagagagaaagagaggtcGCATGTAAAATtgtgatgaattaaaaaaaaatgtattataataatattttttaaaaaattatttttaatatgatttaaaatgatattaaaatttatttaaactgaaaaaaaaaattaaaaaatacttgttaagcacagaaaacaaaaggtcaGTGATGGATTACAAAAataatcttgatttatattctacatcgtattttcataaattatattaaaatatgttagcggtaaaaaaaaatcagaaaaaagttatattagATTTAATACCTAAAAAGCCCCTAAATCTCAAATTACAAAAAGGCCATTAAACAAGTCTTTAACTAGAAATCATCACCAAACTTCTCGTccaaattcaagcaaaaacACTCCCTTTTATTCAACCAAACACATGCAAAATTCAACCTAAAACACGTCCAAAATTTAAACACTGCATTCCCTCTTTAGCACAATAATCAAACACAAAGAACAGCTTGCACTGTCTCATTTTATTCAGTTTCAGCATCTCTCCAATCATTtctatcaaaattcaaattctcaTCAGCTTCAGTAAACTCCACAAGATCAAATGCAATCCTGAAATTTAGACGAATGCAGCTTTCTTCATACCCCAGGAGGCAGTAACGATTGCAGTAGTTCAATaggcaaaaaaagaagaagtgaaaGTGTGATTTCAAGTAAATTAATATTATCTCACCATTGAAACTGGACAAAAGCAAATTCCTATATAATGAGAGATGAAGAGGTTTGATTTTACCTTGGAAGCCATGATTTGAAGGCCAGCATACCAGACATCCCAACTGAACTCTGTAATGGCCCGACCAATCCCACCAAAACAATGAGCATTGCTAATGACGTACTACAAGTTATGTTGCACTAATAAGGACACCACTAGAATAAAGAATTATATGAAATTGTAAGTTGACAACATAACCTCACAAGATCTTCTACAACTGTGCAATTAGGTTTGAAATTAATCATGCACATAACCATTAACAGCAAGGCTGTGCATCCTCCGCGTGAAGTCTGCTGTTCTCTCCCTTCAGGGCATGGCAAGCTCTTCTACAACTGCTAGAACAACTTCTTCAGCACAGACTAACTTACCTCCTTGCATAGACGAAGAAAACCCATCCAGAtcgagaaataaaaataacccaTTGCTAAATAACGgtaaccctaaaaattaaattgggggTTTTGATcgggaaaaaaatttgaaacctGTGTTGCTGAGTTACAGGCGAGCGAGGGGGACCACGGTTACTTAGTTCCTCCGGGAGAGGGAATCAACGCAAGACAGTAAAACAGAAAATTGAGAAATCGGATTTCTGAATgcaggagagagagagtgacaGGTGATGAGAGGGCTGCGTCTGCCTTCATTGTATTATATAAAAGGGTACTTTAGTCATTttccttttgcatttttttgtttgactatggagtaaaaacataattaacctTCAGCAGTATATGGCCACGCACCGCACGGTGAAAATTCTGATTCGCAAGTTTTATTTGGGTGTtgcagaaaaaaaactaaaagctaACGGTTTTTTACTgttaatcaagaaataaattattatgaattttaaaagtataaaatagaattattattgtaaaaaaaaaaaaaaaagcttgttaGGTATGTCGTTGAGggtagaattattttttttatatgatatatttagtattgaaaaaataattaaggacaAAAtggtttattcattttttttgtacagTACAAATACTAATTTGCCTttcataacataattttaaCATTTGGGTTAGCGGTTCCctttatcttttcaaaaaaatattaatcattgGAGTTACAGTTGTGcccttggaaagaaaaaaatatgtatgtgtTGAGggcttcttcatctttttctttctattaaaaTAGTGCAAATACAGAATTACACTtgggttttcaaaaaaaattaaggttgcATGTAGGGGTGTTTTCATATTGTCTTATTGTAAATTTCAGGTGGAGTCAGAAATAATTGGAAATTTAGATGTATACAAATTACTATTTATATTCAGAAATGGTTGGTGCTTGCTTAGCATGCACTAGTAAGTGGGTGTCGCCTTCGCCCTTCAGGTGGAGTGTGCAGCTCCAAAACAGAATTGAACATCACTTTCTGGGCTGGTGTTCGATGTGTCTCGCCACCTCAAGCATAGTGATAAGGCCTGTGTGTCGAGGCGGCCCACATAGGAGTTCTGACTGGGTTTTTTCTCTCCTACCCTCTGTCCTCCTAGAAAATCACGCTgcccattgaaaaaaaaacaaaaaggtctGGTTATTTGTCTATTAAGTTAAAAaaggtcctcattcttttaattgcaataTATTTAGCTCAATtgtttattgagttttttttttttaatttcatccatttataatttatttttgtatcagatttggtcattattttttttaattatagtgtATCTGGTCTTAAATCATTTATCAATTTGTTATTCAATTCCATCCATTTGCACTTGGTttctatattaaatttggtctttattttttttattgtaatgtatttaatcttgaattctttattaaattgatttgtctttgaatttcatccattaatatttttattattatttttagttgttattgTCCTTTTTCTAGATTGAATTgtgtttcaatttcatcccttatgatttatatttttttttttgtcaaatttaattttctttgcttttaaatctacattttttaaatcattctttttaaatttacattttttaaattgcttctttttttatttgtttttttcaagtttttcctTAATTGTTTTGGTTGGTTATGagttttacattatttttttttcaggtctAACTTTTATGTTATAATTTGGTGTCACGATCCACATTACAAAATTCTAAAGGTTGAATCGAGCTAGcttcaatcattttttattatttttaaaaaaatttaaattcatcatCATTGAGTTCGTTTGAAACtggtattctttatttttttttattcatttgttaatttgatttttttttttcaattttggcattcaattcaagatttttgtttgtcctcttatatatattttttttgcaaatgagGTCCTTGTTCTCGTAATTGCtatttctttatccttttggtttttttatttttgcatcacttgacattttaattattgagaTTTGGTCTCCTAGGTTTTTTCCATTGTTTATAAGCCTTTCCCAAAACTCAATCTGGGACAATAATAGGATCATGGGTCAAGTGGGTTAACTAAAGTTAACCTAATCCaaccaaaattattttgtttttataaaaaaaatcaaaatgatatcatttaaaaaaaaacaaaggaaaataatCAATGGGTTTTGACAGGATTTTTCTCGAGCTAACTGAAACTTGGTATCAATCTAGGTTTTTAACAGTTTTACACTTGATCAATTCtcctttaatttcattttaagcTCAACCCGGTCATGGTTCAAACtaagttttaaaatagttaCTTTTCAAATGCGATGCATCCAGTTTAGTCAATGCTTATTGTCATGAGTTTGACAAGTTTACACAGgtttatatcattttctttctcgATTACATCATTtaaagttgtttgtttttaaaaaatatttttgtttatttaggtAGCCTAGGTTTCTTTTGaagttgctttatttatttattttgtacttcaaaatttatttctttttagaattaaacttttttttttttttgcttttttttttttttgttataatgttCTAATGATCTTTCTCTCAGGTTTTATGATCCTTGCTTAATTTTGCTAGTACTTTGTttattgtactttttttttcattgattttttttatatatagttttattctACGTTTTGATTCCTAAGGATTGCCGGATTGCCAATCATTATTTTTCTcatgctttctttctttaaaatacaataatagcACTTGAACAATTTTTTGTTGTGCATTGCAAAAATGTGATTATTCCAActaa is a genomic window of Populus alba chromosome 5, ASM523922v2, whole genome shotgun sequence containing:
- the LOC118029261 gene encoding NAC domain-containing protein 2; translation: MTAATLELPPGFRFHPTDEELVLHYLCRKCTSQPIAVPIIAEVDLYKFDPWDLPGMALYGEKEWYFFTPRDRKYPNGSRPNRAAGRGYWKATGADKPIGQPKTAGIKKALVFYAGKAPKGEKTNWIMHEYRLAEVDRSVRKKNSLRLDDWVLCRIHNKKGTIEKQGQHLSVRKANSTEISEEDEKKSVVMLPPPPAPSSATGTMNDYVYFDTSDSVPRLHTDSSCSEHVVSPEFTCEVQSNPYNYLDSTMDIPFASQFQGNHQMSPLQDMFMYLQKPF